In Phormidium yuhuli AB48, one genomic interval encodes:
- a CDS encoding YdcF family protein, translating to MQLGCHYAKPEPKPRFSRLKLGLRLWLLAMLLGLGWGGFRLYLRWTRVPQAVLVLGGSPEREVFAADFARTHPELEVWVSGGSNPEYAEWVFAEAGIPRQRFYLNYDAVDTVTNFTTLVDKLRSQEIRSVYLITSDYHMRRASAIGEIVLGSRDISFRPVSIPSEFAPEPIDKSIRDGVRALVWLATGYTGSTLRERFQPYGSILTDPMDESLPRFGTVESWSEF from the coding sequence ATGCAGTTAGGTTGTCACTATGCCAAACCTGAGCCAAAACCGCGATTCAGCCGCCTAAAGCTGGGGCTGAGGCTTTGGCTCTTGGCGATGTTACTCGGGTTGGGTTGGGGGGGCTTTCGTCTCTATTTACGCTGGACTCGGGTTCCCCAGGCGGTTCTGGTTCTGGGAGGTTCGCCGGAACGCGAGGTGTTTGCGGCGGATTTTGCTCGCACTCATCCGGAGTTGGAGGTTTGGGTGTCGGGGGGAAGTAACCCGGAATATGCGGAATGGGTGTTTGCGGAGGCGGGGATTCCTCGCCAACGCTTCTATTTGAATTATGACGCAGTGGATACAGTGACGAATTTCACGACGCTGGTGGATAAGTTGCGATCGCAGGAGATCCGCAGTGTCTATTTGATTACCTCGGATTATCATATGCGCCGCGCCTCGGCCATTGGTGAGATTGTCTTGGGAAGCCGGGACATCAGTTTCCGCCCGGTTTCGATTCCTTCGGAATTTGCTCCTGAACCCATTGATAAGTCGATTCGCGATGGGGTGCGGGCCCTGGTTTGGTTGGCGACGGGCTATACGGGCTCGACGTTACGGGAGCGTTTTCAGCCCTATGGTTCAATACTGACAGACCCCATGGATGAGTCTCTGCCAAGGTTCGGAACTGTGGAATCCTGGTCTGAGTTTTAG
- the iscB gene encoding RNA-guided endonuclease IscB, with protein MSNHVFVLDSNRKPLTPCQPGVARSLLKAGKASVFRRYPFTIILNKEVDANPEPLELKLDPGSKVTGIALKQGNHIIFAAELQHRGQQIKEALLSRRQLRRSRRNRKTRYRPARFLNRTRPEGWLAPSLQHRVDTLMTWVNRFRRLAPVGSIAQELVRFDLQLMENPEISGVEYQQGVLQGYEVREYLLQKWGRTCAYCGAQHVPLEVEHIQPRSKGGSDRVSNLTLACHSCNQAKGHGDIRDFLSGQPDVLSRLLGQAKSPLKDAAAVNSTRWALFRALKATGLPVTTGTGGQTKFNRLRLNLPKAHWLDAACVGPVESLEVLTSKPLLILAKGHGTRQMCGTNKYGFPTRHRSRRQIHKGFQTGDMVTATVTAGKKIGSYVGRVLCRASGSFDITTASVRVAGISHKYCKPIHRKDGYAYA; from the coding sequence ATGTCTAACCATGTTTTCGTTTTAGATAGCAACCGCAAGCCCCTGACACCCTGCCAGCCCGGGGTAGCACGGTCACTACTCAAAGCGGGGAAAGCATCGGTATTTCGACGCTACCCATTCACCATTATTCTCAACAAGGAGGTTGACGCTAATCCTGAACCCCTCGAACTCAAACTAGACCCAGGCTCTAAAGTCACTGGAATTGCCTTGAAGCAAGGGAATCATATTATCTTTGCTGCCGAGTTGCAGCACCGAGGACAGCAGATTAAGGAAGCACTGCTGTCCCGTCGTCAACTCCGACGTTCTCGACGAAACCGCAAGACCCGATATCGACCAGCTCGGTTCTTGAATCGGACTCGTCCCGAAGGTTGGTTAGCTCCCAGCTTGCAGCATCGAGTAGATACTCTAATGACCTGGGTTAACCGATTCCGCAGACTTGCCCCAGTTGGCAGCATAGCTCAAGAGCTAGTACGGTTCGACCTGCAATTGATGGAAAACCCTGAGATCTCAGGTGTTGAGTATCAGCAGGGAGTATTACAAGGCTATGAAGTCAGGGAATACCTGTTGCAGAAGTGGGGCAGAACCTGTGCTTACTGTGGTGCTCAACATGTACCCCTTGAAGTTGAGCATATCCAGCCCCGGTCTAAGGGGGGCTCTGACCGGGTTTCTAACCTGACCCTGGCTTGCCACTCATGCAATCAAGCCAAAGGCCATGGGGACATTCGGGATTTTTTATCGGGCCAGCCTGATGTCCTGAGTCGTCTTCTGGGGCAGGCCAAATCACCCCTTAAAGATGCGGCGGCCGTTAACTCGACCCGATGGGCTTTGTTCAGGGCTCTCAAAGCAACAGGACTCCCAGTCACTACAGGAACGGGGGGACAAACGAAGTTCAATCGACTGAGGCTCAACCTACCTAAAGCTCACTGGCTTGATGCTGCCTGTGTTGGACCCGTCGAATCACTGGAAGTTCTGACGTCAAAACCGTTGCTGATTTTAGCCAAGGGGCATGGAACCCGTCAGATGTGCGGGACGAATAAGTACGGATTCCCTACTCGTCACCGCTCCAGGAGGCAAATTCATAAAGGCTTTCAGACTGGCGACATGGTGACGGCTACGGTCACAGCGGGGAAGAAAATTGGCTCCTATGTAGGACGGGTTCTCTGCCGTGCGTCTGGTAGTTTTGATATTACCACCGCTTCGGTACGGGTGGCAGGCATCAGCCACAAATACTGCAAACCTATTCACAGGAAGGATGGTTACGCCTATGCTTGA
- a CDS encoding citrate synthase: MSVDLYKPGLEGVPAAKSSISYIDGTQGILEYRGIRIEDLAQNSSFLETAYLLIWGELPSQTELEAFEHDIRYHRRIKYRIRDMMKCFPESGHPMDALQASAAALGLFYSRRALDDPIYIRNAVIRLLAKIPTMVAAFQLIRKGNDPVQPRDDLSYAANFLYMLREQEPDPLAAHVFDVCLMLHAEHSINASTFSAMVTSSTLTDPYAVIASAVGTLGGPLHGGANEEVIEMLEEIGAVENAAAYLDNCIRQKRKIMGFGHRVYKVKDPRANILQDLAEQMFDRFGGDRYYEIAVELERLVEDRLGEKGIYANVDFYSGLVYRKLGIPTDLFTPLFAIARVAGWLAHWKEQLNENRIFRPTQIYVGQRDRVFVPRDKR, from the coding sequence ATGTCGGTCGATCTCTACAAACCCGGTTTAGAAGGTGTACCAGCCGCTAAGTCTAGTATCAGTTATATTGACGGTACGCAGGGCATCTTGGAATATCGCGGTATCCGTATTGAGGATTTAGCCCAAAATAGTAGTTTTTTGGAGACGGCATACCTGCTGATCTGGGGAGAGTTACCCAGTCAGACGGAGTTGGAAGCGTTTGAGCATGATATTCGCTACCACCGCCGCATTAAGTACCGGATTCGGGACATGATGAAATGTTTTCCCGAAAGTGGACACCCCATGGATGCGCTGCAAGCGTCGGCGGCAGCGTTGGGGCTCTTCTATTCTCGGCGGGCGTTGGATGATCCTATCTATATTCGCAATGCGGTGATTCGCTTGCTGGCTAAAATTCCCACGATGGTGGCGGCGTTCCAGTTGATTCGTAAGGGAAATGACCCGGTTCAGCCTCGCGATGATCTCAGCTATGCGGCGAATTTTCTTTATATGTTACGGGAACAGGAGCCAGATCCCCTGGCGGCCCATGTGTTTGATGTTTGCTTAATGCTGCACGCGGAGCATTCCATTAATGCTTCAACGTTCTCGGCGATGGTCACGTCTTCTACGCTGACTGACCCCTATGCCGTGATTGCTTCGGCGGTGGGAACGCTCGGTGGGCCCCTTCATGGTGGGGCCAATGAGGAGGTGATCGAAATGTTGGAGGAGATTGGTGCGGTGGAGAATGCAGCCGCCTATTTGGATAATTGTATTCGCCAAAAACGCAAGATTATGGGCTTTGGCCACCGGGTGTATAAGGTGAAAGACCCTCGGGCTAACATTTTACAAGACCTGGCCGAGCAGATGTTCGATCGCTTTGGGGGCGATCGCTATTATGAGATTGCGGTGGAGTTGGAACGGTTGGTGGAAGATCGCCTGGGTGAGAAGGGGATTTATGCCAATGTGGATTTCTATTCTGGCTTGGTGTACCGCAAGTTAGGGATTCCCACGGATCTGTTTACGCCGTTGTTTGCGATCGCCCGGGTGGCGGGTTGGTTGGCCCATTGGAAGGAACAACTCAATGAAAACCGCATTTTCCGCCCGACTCAAATCTATGTGGGACAGCGCGATCGCGTCTTTGTTCCCCGAGACAAACGCTAG
- a CDS encoding toll/interleukin-1 receptor domain-containing protein produces MTDAFISYCRRDKEFVQKLYKSFGDSKREVWVDWENIPLNSDWRDEIYRGIEGADNFIFVLSPDSVASQVCREEVDYAVVNNKRLVPIVHKEVSYDEVHPELAKLNWIFFYDDPETFEGAFPKLLSTLDTDLDHVKAHTRLQKRALEWDSKKRNPSYALRGDDLKQAEHWLGMGEGKDPKPTSLQTQYVIASGQEQSKRQKATITGVAAGLVVTLVLAVVAVKERSEAVQQRNLAREQNVRALVALAQARKFTDDDLEALQFAVQAASNLKSGQNFPAELQVQTFDTLRDAVYNVQERNRFNGHQDQINRIRYAPNGEFLVSASDDSTVRIWNIDGSVKQILEHDDNVRQVDIFPDSDRIISTSQDGTAKIWQVEDGELLKTLNHNAGARAVRVHPQEAYIVTGDVDGRVWIWDNDGSLKASFVAHQGDVNDMIFSADGSTLFTSGHDTFVKQWSLEALVGTTGGRSEEMNNEDSDEEASIPEPIDIPEIVNIRENPLAQDQPLLPIQVFAGHSDKVWDIDLSLDGTYLASASSDNTVIIWELDGQPYQTLRAHNNWVRSVSFSPDGTTLVTGSDDDTVRLWNLQGILLRTFSGHDASVRSVQFAPDGTTIASGSDDATVRLRSIEGAVVEILQGHRTGVKGVRFSPDNLIGSVADTTLNIWQEDGAQLLQTVEYTAGMRASHFTTDGQFVITASYDSTLQLWDLPALLNGEGREPVRLFEGHDATVKNFAVSEDGELMASAGAERRLILWRLSDGEILQQFHEVHESEATDVGFLPDNQGLVSVGGGGHVKVWSFDGDLLQEFQAHDGWINALSFSPDGQYLATASGDNTIRIWRWQDGQFETTPAAVLKGHTDWVWDVAFNRDSQLLASAGKDDTVRLWDVQGNLLKTLSAHQNWVRALDFSTDGEKLISASADRTLILWDLDPLEEMRESIEEIEMGTLMTLGCSWLEDYLRTNPTIQDGDQSMCPDV; encoded by the coding sequence ATGACAGATGCATTTATTTCCTACTGTCGCCGTGATAAAGAGTTTGTTCAAAAACTTTACAAATCCTTCGGCGATTCCAAACGAGAGGTCTGGGTCGATTGGGAAAATATTCCCCTAAATTCAGACTGGCGAGATGAAATTTATCGAGGAATTGAAGGGGCTGACAACTTTATTTTTGTTCTCAGTCCAGATTCAGTGGCATCACAGGTATGCCGGGAAGAAGTTGACTATGCCGTGGTCAACAATAAACGGTTGGTTCCCATCGTTCATAAAGAAGTCTCCTATGATGAGGTCCACCCGGAACTGGCAAAACTGAACTGGATTTTCTTCTATGACGATCCTGAAACGTTTGAGGGAGCTTTCCCGAAACTCCTGTCTACCTTAGATACAGACCTAGACCATGTAAAAGCCCATACCCGGTTGCAAAAACGGGCTTTAGAATGGGATAGCAAAAAACGCAATCCTAGCTATGCCTTGCGGGGAGATGACCTCAAACAAGCCGAGCACTGGTTGGGGATGGGTGAAGGTAAGGACCCCAAACCCACTTCCCTGCAAACTCAATATGTGATTGCCAGTGGTCAGGAACAATCAAAACGGCAGAAGGCAACGATAACCGGGGTTGCAGCTGGATTGGTAGTCACTTTAGTTTTGGCGGTGGTAGCCGTCAAAGAACGGTCCGAAGCCGTGCAGCAGCGAAATTTGGCCCGAGAGCAAAATGTCCGGGCTTTGGTGGCCTTGGCCCAAGCTCGTAAGTTTACCGATGATGATTTGGAAGCCTTGCAATTTGCAGTCCAAGCGGCCTCAAATCTCAAAAGTGGTCAAAACTTTCCTGCTGAACTCCAAGTGCAAACCTTTGATACATTACGAGACGCGGTCTATAACGTCCAAGAACGAAACCGCTTCAACGGTCATCAAGACCAGATTAATCGTATTCGCTATGCTCCCAATGGGGAGTTTCTTGTCTCAGCGAGCGATGATAGTACGGTGCGAATTTGGAACATTGATGGTAGTGTTAAGCAGATTTTGGAGCATGACGACAATGTGCGACAGGTAGATATCTTTCCAGATAGCGATCGCATCATTTCTACCTCCCAAGATGGAACCGCTAAAATTTGGCAAGTTGAGGATGGTGAACTGCTGAAAACGTTAAACCATAACGCGGGTGCGCGAGCAGTCCGGGTTCACCCCCAGGAAGCTTACATTGTCACGGGAGATGTCGATGGACGAGTCTGGATTTGGGATAATGACGGCAGCCTAAAAGCGTCATTTGTGGCTCATCAGGGGGATGTGAATGACATGATCTTTAGCGCCGATGGTAGCACGCTGTTTACATCAGGTCATGATACGTTCGTCAAACAATGGTCCTTGGAGGCGTTGGTCGGAACGACGGGTGGCCGGTCAGAGGAGATGAATAATGAGGACTCTGACGAGGAGGCGTCCATACCCGAGCCGATTGATATTCCAGAAATTGTCAACATTCGTGAAAATCCCCTGGCCCAAGATCAGCCTCTACTGCCGATTCAAGTGTTCGCCGGCCATAGTGATAAGGTTTGGGATATTGATTTGTCTCTCGATGGGACCTATCTCGCCAGTGCGAGTTCTGATAACACCGTCATTATTTGGGAGTTGGATGGTCAGCCCTATCAAACGTTGCGGGCCCATAATAACTGGGTGCGTAGTGTCAGCTTTTCTCCTGATGGAACAACGCTAGTCACCGGGAGTGATGATGATACGGTACGACTGTGGAATCTTCAGGGGATTCTCCTACGAACCTTTAGTGGTCACGATGCTAGTGTTCGTAGCGTGCAATTTGCCCCTGATGGCACAACTATCGCCTCTGGAAGCGACGATGCTACAGTGCGCCTGCGTAGTATTGAAGGGGCCGTGGTGGAAATTCTCCAAGGCCACCGCACTGGAGTCAAGGGGGTTCGCTTTAGTCCGGACAATCTCATTGGTTCCGTAGCGGATACAACCCTGAATATCTGGCAGGAAGATGGAGCACAGTTACTACAAACCGTTGAGTATACTGCCGGAATGCGTGCGTCTCACTTTACAACCGATGGTCAGTTTGTAATTACCGCTAGCTATGACAGCACGCTACAACTGTGGGATTTGCCAGCCTTGCTCAATGGAGAAGGACGTGAGCCGGTGCGCCTGTTTGAAGGCCATGATGCTACGGTGAAAAACTTTGCTGTATCAGAAGATGGTGAGTTAATGGCTTCGGCAGGGGCTGAACGGCGCTTGATTCTCTGGCGTTTGAGTGACGGGGAAATCTTACAACAGTTTCATGAGGTGCATGAGTCGGAAGCTACGGATGTGGGATTTTTACCGGATAATCAGGGACTAGTGTCTGTTGGAGGGGGAGGACACGTCAAAGTGTGGTCGTTTGATGGGGACTTGCTGCAAGAGTTTCAGGCTCATGATGGCTGGATTAATGCCTTAAGCTTTAGTCCTGATGGTCAGTATCTGGCGACCGCTAGTGGTGACAACACGATTCGCATCTGGAGATGGCAGGATGGCCAGTTCGAGACAACACCTGCTGCTGTCCTGAAGGGTCATACAGATTGGGTTTGGGATGTGGCGTTTAATCGGGATAGTCAACTACTGGCTTCTGCCGGTAAGGATGATACGGTGCGTCTTTGGGATGTACAAGGTAATTTACTGAAGACTCTGTCAGCTCACCAAAATTGGGTTCGGGCCTTGGATTTTAGTACGGATGGTGAGAAATTAATCTCAGCCAGTGCCGATCGCACCTTAATTCTCTGGGATCTCGATCCTCTCGAAGAGATGCGCGAGTCCATTGAGGAGATAGAGATGGGAACCCTAATGACCCTCGGATGTAGTTGGCTGGAGGATTACTTAAGGACGAATCCGACGATTCAAGACGGGGATCAATCGATGTGTCCTGACGTGTAG
- a CDS encoding bifunctional 4-hydroxy-2-oxoglutarate aldolase/2-dehydro-3-deoxy-phosphogluconate aldolase codes for MRDWRWLEGLKEKPVIAVIRAPSLGLGERMAGAAIAGGLSYLEVTWTSDRPTSLIQRLRERFPHCQVGAGTLMTPQELQEAIAAGAQFLFSPHYQFPLLEQAMAAGVPMIPGALTPTEIIQAWQAGATAVKVFPISAMGGVQYLRSLQVPLRGIPLIPTGGVTWETAPAFLNAGAVALGVSTDLFPPSDLAAENWSEVEARSRRWQGLYP; via the coding sequence GTGAGGGATTGGCGGTGGCTTGAGGGCTTGAAAGAAAAACCGGTAATCGCGGTCATTCGCGCCCCCTCCTTGGGGTTGGGGGAACGGATGGCGGGGGCGGCCATCGCCGGGGGGCTGTCCTATCTTGAGGTGACTTGGACAAGCGATCGCCCCACAAGCCTGATTCAACGGCTACGGGAGCGGTTCCCTCATTGTCAGGTGGGGGCGGGAACCCTGATGACCCCTCAGGAGTTGCAGGAGGCCATCGCCGCCGGGGCCCAATTCCTCTTTAGTCCCCATTATCAGTTCCCTCTCCTGGAACAGGCTATGGCGGCTGGGGTCCCCATGATTCCCGGGGCCCTAACCCCGACGGAAATTATTCAGGCTTGGCAGGCTGGCGCCACCGCCGTCAAGGTATTTCCCATTTCGGCGATGGGGGGAGTTCAGTATCTACGCAGTTTGCAAGTCCCCTTGAGGGGAATTCCCCTGATTCCCACGGGGGGGGTCACATGGGAAACGGCCCCAGCTTTTCTGAACGCTGGGGCCGTGGCCCTTGGTGTATCAACAGACCTGTTTCCTCCCTCGGACTTGGCTGCTGAAAATTGGTCAGAGGTGGAGGCGCGATCGCGCCGTTGGCAAGGACTCTATCCCTGA
- a CDS encoding NAD(+) kinase, translating into MQLKQVIIAHKAGDSSAKSWAERCAKELEARGCHVLLGPSGAKDNPYPVFLASSTQKIDLGIILGGDGTALTAARHLSPEGIPLLAVNVGGHLGFLTEPFDSFQETEGVWERLLEDRFAVQSRMMLEAALFEGDRLNREPVSDRYLALNEMCIKPAAVDRMLTSILEMEIDGEIVDQYQGDGLLVATPTGSTCYTVSANGPIMHPGMNAIAVTPICPLSLASRPLILPPGVVVSIWPLEDRDLNTKLWMDGALATAIWPGQRVDVKMADCQAKFLILRDDYSYFKTLREKLLWAGARLHYDNNHRN; encoded by the coding sequence GTGCAACTGAAACAGGTCATTATTGCCCATAAAGCGGGAGATTCCTCGGCGAAATCTTGGGCCGAACGCTGCGCCAAGGAATTAGAGGCGCGAGGCTGTCATGTCCTGTTGGGCCCCAGTGGTGCCAAGGATAACCCCTATCCGGTGTTTTTAGCGTCATCGACTCAGAAGATTGATTTGGGGATTATTTTGGGTGGGGATGGAACGGCGTTAACGGCGGCCCGTCATCTCTCGCCGGAGGGGATTCCCCTGTTGGCGGTGAATGTGGGGGGACATTTGGGGTTTTTGACGGAACCCTTTGATAGTTTTCAGGAGACGGAAGGGGTTTGGGAGCGTTTGTTGGAGGATCGCTTTGCGGTTCAGTCTCGCATGATGTTGGAGGCGGCTCTGTTTGAGGGCGATCGCCTCAATCGAGAACCGGTGAGCGATCGCTATCTGGCTCTGAATGAGATGTGCATTAAACCAGCGGCGGTGGATCGGATGCTGACGTCGATTCTGGAGATGGAAATTGATGGGGAAATTGTCGATCAGTATCAGGGGGACGGTTTGTTGGTAGCCACGCCGACGGGGTCGACTTGTTATACGGTATCGGCGAATGGCCCGATTATGCACCCCGGGATGAATGCGATCGCGGTGACTCCCATTTGTCCCCTCAGTTTAGCCAGTCGTCCCTTGATTTTGCCGCCGGGGGTGGTGGTGAGTATTTGGCCCCTGGAAGACCGGGACTTAAATACGAAACTCTGGATGGATGGTGCGTTGGCGACGGCAATTTGGCCGGGGCAACGAGTAGATGTGAAAATGGCAGATTGTCAGGCTAAGTTTTTGATTTTACGAGACGATTATTCTTATTTCAAAACGCTACGAGAAAAACTTCTCTGGGCGGGGGCAAGGCTTCATTATGATAATAATCATCGTAATTGA
- a CDS encoding glycerol-3-phosphate acyltransferase encodes MPLSPLLAASFILLASALLGGLPLLGAIVRWVSDEDLSQTGTGNLGVSAAFYHGGTPAGVLAVLSEAAKGILVVLLARWLLPQLPSFELFALIALVLGRYGFKQGAGTTNTVWGIVTHDWRIALFVALISGASFTLIRERQAGRNLSLALLPAITWMLYPHSPGRLLGSLGLSCALYAIYQTMSDDLDLPLGGAQADTRKLFRFFRADRVLLSLDRPLTPEKVGLKAASLSQLRRWGYPVPPGWVFLPGDDSQLFAEALEVSPDRPLIARSSALTEDSELASAAGQYESVANLTSPAALEEAIDRCLASYDTPAAVQYRQERQQQDEEEDSAPGGAMAVLVQEQVAGVFSGVAFSRDPVSRCGDAVAIEALPGEAAQVVSGQVTPERYHVSVSSELATLDWRSPATGQDERLVVSGDSGDVPLSLLRRVAVLARQLEQRLQNVPQDLEWSYDGDRLWVLQARPISTLLPIWTRQIAAEVIPGFIRPLTWSINRPLTCGVWGEIFSIVLGDRAHGLDFSETATLHYSSAYFNASLLGDIFRRMGLPPESLAFLTEGASMSRPSLRSTLTNLPGLLRLLRRQWVLEQEFNTQYQREFLPLLETLESRPACRFTGDRLIPQQSPPKLLERIQDILQGLEGVTYYNILAPLGFAAKKAIFKVDEASLDNQHMPEVAALAALENIAESARNLLPEGRLDVVELFVYLAESNDGQEILKQLEVFLEEFGYLSEVGTDIAVATWREDPRPVRALFAQLVQTKDLPASPRSKPSTSKAGQVQRALNLKGNVAQVYGCLLAELRWSFRSLEQQWLESGVLREPGDIFFLVFHEVRGLVEGDNPDLLALVPELVAQRRAKWERDRQRADLPYVTYGKPPMTLLTFSSQPAQLQLSGIGASAGQAEGPVKIVRQLSDGLQLPPHTILVVPYTDSGWMPLLARASGLISQVGGRLSHGAIVAREYGIPAVMNVANATNLLKDGQRVRLDGETGTIEILS; translated from the coding sequence ATGCCCCTATCCCCCCTCCTAGCCGCCAGTTTCATTCTTCTTGCCAGTGCCCTCTTAGGAGGACTGCCTCTCCTTGGGGCGATCGTGCGCTGGGTGAGTGACGAAGACCTCAGCCAAACGGGAACCGGCAATTTAGGGGTCTCCGCCGCCTTCTACCATGGAGGAACCCCAGCCGGAGTCTTGGCCGTTCTCTCAGAAGCCGCCAAGGGCATTCTCGTCGTTCTCCTGGCCCGTTGGTTGCTGCCCCAACTCCCCAGCTTTGAACTCTTTGCCTTGATTGCCCTCGTCTTAGGACGCTATGGCTTTAAACAAGGGGCCGGAACCACCAACACCGTTTGGGGAATCGTCACCCATGATTGGCGCATTGCCCTCTTTGTTGCCCTCATTAGCGGGGCCAGTTTCACCCTGATTCGTGAACGTCAAGCGGGGCGTAACCTTTCCCTCGCCTTACTTCCTGCCATTACCTGGATGCTCTATCCCCATAGTCCCGGACGGCTATTAGGCAGCCTGGGACTCAGTTGTGCCTTATACGCCATTTATCAAACCATGTCCGACGATCTTGATTTACCCCTAGGCGGCGCACAGGCTGACACCCGCAAACTCTTTCGCTTTTTCCGAGCTGATCGAGTCCTGTTGAGTCTCGATCGCCCCCTAACCCCAGAAAAAGTAGGACTCAAAGCGGCCAGCCTCTCCCAGCTACGACGTTGGGGCTATCCTGTCCCCCCGGGTTGGGTGTTTCTCCCCGGAGACGATTCCCAACTCTTCGCCGAAGCCCTAGAGGTGAGTCCCGATCGCCCCCTGATTGCCCGTTCCTCCGCCCTTACAGAAGATAGCGAGCTAGCCAGCGCCGCCGGACAGTATGAAAGTGTCGCCAACCTCACCAGTCCCGCCGCCCTAGAAGAAGCTATCGATCGCTGTCTAGCCTCCTATGACACCCCCGCCGCTGTGCAATATCGCCAGGAACGGCAACAGCAGGATGAGGAGGAGGACTCCGCCCCTGGGGGGGCTATGGCGGTGTTAGTTCAGGAACAAGTGGCGGGCGTCTTTTCTGGGGTCGCCTTTAGTCGTGATCCCGTATCCCGTTGCGGGGATGCCGTCGCCATCGAAGCGTTACCGGGAGAGGCGGCCCAGGTCGTCTCAGGACAGGTGACCCCAGAACGCTATCATGTCAGCGTTTCCTCAGAGTTGGCGACCCTCGATTGGCGATCGCCCGCCACGGGACAAGATGAACGCTTAGTCGTCAGTGGGGACTCAGGAGATGTGCCCCTGAGCCTGTTACGACGGGTAGCCGTTCTGGCGCGACAATTGGAACAGCGGCTGCAAAATGTCCCTCAAGACCTGGAATGGAGTTATGACGGAGACCGCCTCTGGGTGCTGCAAGCTCGCCCCATCAGCACCTTATTACCCATTTGGACGCGCCAAATCGCCGCCGAGGTGATTCCCGGTTTTATTCGTCCCCTCACCTGGTCCATTAACCGGCCCCTCACCTGTGGCGTCTGGGGGGAAATCTTTAGCATCGTGTTGGGCGATCGCGCTCACGGACTGGATTTCAGCGAAACCGCCACCCTCCACTATTCCAGTGCCTATTTCAACGCCTCCCTCCTCGGGGATATTTTCCGACGCATGGGACTTCCCCCAGAAAGTCTGGCCTTCCTCACCGAAGGGGCTTCTATGAGTCGCCCCTCCTTGCGGTCTACCCTAACCAACCTACCGGGCTTACTGCGGCTGTTGCGTCGTCAGTGGGTCTTAGAACAAGAATTTAACACTCAGTACCAGCGTGAATTTTTGCCCCTATTAGAGACCTTAGAGAGTCGGCCCGCCTGTCGCTTCACGGGCGATCGCCTGATTCCCCAACAGTCCCCCCCAAAACTCCTAGAGCGAATTCAAGATATCTTACAAGGCTTAGAAGGGGTCACCTATTACAACATCCTCGCCCCCCTAGGCTTTGCCGCCAAGAAAGCCATTTTCAAAGTGGATGAAGCCAGTTTAGACAATCAGCACATGCCGGAAGTCGCCGCCCTAGCCGCCCTAGAAAATATCGCCGAGTCGGCTCGCAATCTCCTTCCTGAGGGGAGGTTGGACGTGGTGGAATTATTTGTCTACCTAGCTGAAAGTAACGATGGTCAGGAAATTCTCAAACAATTGGAAGTGTTTTTAGAGGAGTTTGGGTATCTCAGCGAAGTGGGGACTGATATCGCCGTGGCCACCTGGCGGGAGGACCCACGCCCCGTCCGCGCCTTGTTTGCTCAATTAGTCCAAACAAAGGATTTGCCCGCCTCCCCTCGCTCTAAGCCGTCAACATCGAAGGCGGGTCAAGTACAACGGGCACTGAACCTCAAGGGAAACGTCGCTCAGGTCTATGGTTGTTTGCTGGCCGAGTTACGTTGGAGTTTCCGCAGTTTGGAACAACAGTGGCTCGAATCAGGGGTATTGCGGGAACCGGGGGATATCTTCTTTTTGGTATTCCATGAAGTGCGCGGCCTCGTCGAGGGAGATAATCCTGATTTATTGGCATTAGTGCCTGAATTGGTGGCCCAACGGCGGGCCAAATGGGAGCGCGATCGTCAACGAGCAGACCTTCCCTATGTCACCTATGGCAAACCCCCCATGACCTTATTAACCTTTTCCAGCCAACCGGCACAATTGCAACTTTCAGGGATTGGTGCGAGTGCGGGACAAGCAGAAGGGCCCGTAAAAATTGTCCGACAACTAAGCGATGGCTTACAGTTACCGCCTCACACCATCTTAGTCGTTCCCTATACCGACTCGGGCTGGATGCCCTTGTTAGCCCGGGCCAGCGGTTTAATTTCCCAGGTTGGGGGTCGCCTATCTCATGGGGCGATCGTGGCCCGGGAATATGGAATTCCAGCGGTGATGAATGTGGCCAATGCCACGAATCTGCTCAAAGATGGCCAACGAGTTCGTCTTGATGGCGAAACGGGAACCATTGAGATTCTCTCATAA